A genomic stretch from Thermomonospora umbrina includes:
- a CDS encoding DUF262 domain-containing protein yields MDHAARRGGHFVAGRIGAIDVSGQEQFDVPVEYDYTGLSTGVEAEAKPQVEPIHRIQDPFDPAEIDVQTRSMTVGLLLARLRRGVLDLAPDFQRFMGVWDDTDQSKLIESLLLRIPLPTLYAAESGDDSWVIVDGIQRLSTIARFVDPEVFGVHPLRLHGLEYLHNYEGNTYSELPGRLQTRIDETELIVHLIRSGTPEPVMYNIFARINTGGRPLTTQELRHALIPGPVRGLLAELAYSAPFLEATLGSVKQARMADREMVLRFLAFRLTEPTNYPRGDLDLFLRQAMKRINTLAPKEIERLTDDFNRAMWAAHYIFEEYAFRKRFPGQERRLPINKALFEAVSVNLAKLTPEELTALREGRDMVRARFMALMENDSFLQSISIGTGDAEKVRRRFAMVNELFRGVAR; encoded by the coding sequence TTGGATCACGCCGCCCGACGCGGCGGACACTTCGTCGCAGGAAGGATCGGCGCGATCGATGTGAGCGGGCAGGAACAGTTCGACGTCCCGGTCGAGTACGACTACACGGGCCTGAGCACCGGTGTCGAAGCCGAAGCGAAACCGCAGGTCGAACCTATCCACCGGATCCAGGACCCGTTCGACCCGGCCGAGATCGACGTTCAGACGCGAAGTATGACGGTCGGTCTGCTACTGGCGCGACTGCGACGCGGTGTCCTCGATCTCGCACCCGATTTCCAGCGTTTCATGGGAGTCTGGGACGATACGGACCAAAGCAAGCTCATCGAGTCCCTGCTGCTGAGGATCCCGCTGCCCACCTTGTACGCGGCCGAGAGCGGCGACGACAGCTGGGTGATCGTCGATGGAATCCAACGGCTCAGCACGATCGCGCGCTTCGTCGACCCCGAGGTGTTCGGCGTTCATCCGTTGCGGCTCCACGGGTTGGAGTACCTCCACAATTATGAAGGAAACACGTATTCGGAACTCCCGGGTCGGCTCCAGACCAGGATCGACGAGACCGAGCTGATCGTCCACCTCATCCGGTCAGGGACTCCCGAGCCAGTGATGTACAACATCTTCGCCCGCATCAATACCGGTGGTCGTCCCCTGACCACGCAAGAACTCCGCCATGCGTTGATCCCGGGTCCGGTACGCGGGTTGCTCGCAGAACTCGCATACAGCGCGCCCTTCCTTGAGGCAACGCTGGGTAGCGTTAAACAGGCGCGGATGGCGGACCGGGAGATGGTGCTGCGCTTCCTCGCCTTCCGCCTCACCGAGCCGACGAACTACCCGCGTGGCGACCTCGACCTCTTCCTGCGCCAGGCGATGAAGCGTATCAACACCCTCGCACCCAAGGAGATCGAGCGGCTCACCGATGACTTCAATCGGGCGATGTGGGCTGCACACTACATCTTCGAGGAGTACGCTTTCCGCAAACGATTCCCGGGGCAGGAACGGCGACTTCCCATCAACAAGGCGTTGTTCGAGGCCGTCTCGGTGAATCTAGCGAAATTGACCCCTGAGGAGCTCACCGCGTTGCGCGAAGGCAGAGACATGGTCCGGGCACGGTTCATGGCTTTGATGGAGAACGATAGCTTCCTCCAGTCCATATCCATCGGCACGGGTGACGCGGAGAAGGTCCGACGACGGTTCGCCATGGTGAACGAGCTTTTTCGAGGGGTGGCCAGATGA
- a CDS encoding DUF397 domain-containing protein, with the protein MTDAAWRKSSRSTEGTSAQCVEVGRLAEVIGVRDSKRPEVGHFTLPRERFAGFVQRIKDDTLDL; encoded by the coding sequence GTGACGGACGCCGCTTGGCGCAAGAGCAGCCGCTCCACAGAGGGGACCAGTGCTCAGTGCGTGGAGGTCGGCAGGCTCGCTGAAGTCATCGGCGTGCGGGACAGCAAGCGTCCCGAGGTTGGGCACTTCACGCTTCCTCGTGAGCGATTCGCTGGCTTCGTCCAGCGCATCAAGGACGACACTCTCGACCTGTAG
- the mads4 gene encoding methylation-associated defense system protein MAD4, with amino-acid sequence MTGDSKRDVVFLVASTGMERMLSGLLGGPAGPGGRVGCGTFGLDPGEDVFVAANGDPGVYGTARELLSPFERLHRRAVVMLNAAWPGSPGAAAISDDLIRRLSGSWEEFAVIVVDPSIEAWVWRGLPDPAEVLPLPADHRKILTLSRHWGVDETAPDDPKAALDHLRRRHGVRVFDSDLGRAAEHMSPKHCTDPAFTLLCNHLQAWYPEKS; translated from the coding sequence ATGACCGGAGACTCGAAGAGGGACGTCGTCTTCCTGGTGGCGTCCACCGGCATGGAACGGATGCTCAGCGGCCTCCTCGGCGGCCCGGCCGGTCCCGGTGGCCGGGTGGGCTGCGGAACGTTCGGCCTCGATCCCGGTGAGGACGTGTTCGTCGCCGCGAACGGGGACCCCGGCGTGTACGGCACCGCCCGCGAGCTGCTGAGTCCGTTCGAGCGGCTGCACCGACGGGCCGTGGTGATGCTGAACGCCGCCTGGCCGGGCAGTCCGGGTGCGGCGGCGATCAGTGACGACCTCATCCGGCGGCTGTCCGGGTCGTGGGAGGAGTTCGCGGTGATCGTGGTCGATCCGTCCATCGAGGCCTGGGTGTGGCGCGGGCTTCCTGACCCGGCCGAGGTCCTGCCGCTCCCGGCGGACCACCGGAAGATCCTCACCCTCAGCCGCCACTGGGGGGTGGACGAGACCGCGCCGGACGATCCCAAGGCCGCGCTCGACCATCTGCGTCGACGCCATGGGGTCCGCGTCTTCGACTCTGATCTCGGCCGGGCAGCCGAGCACATGTCACCGAAGCACTGCACGGATCCGGCCTTCACCCTGCTGTGCAATCATCTACAAGCCTGGTACCCGGAGAAGTCGTGA
- the mads5 gene encoding methylation-associated defense system restriction endonuclease subunit S MAD5, protein MKLAEPDNPVRYSWLADQGFRLSPGPYVSESYAARKLVERLPHTDALEKVTERIFHPGRVTRSWTTDPDHGVTFLSSADIFQSDLSSLAMITRKSYEENARLPLKAGWTLVTRSGMTAGRVTYARLDMEGLACSEHVLRVVPDRDKIPAGYLYTFLASALGVTMIKGTVYGTSVKHIESSHLSDLPIPRINDEIERQIDSLFQQAMTLRVQFQNGITEATQDFFESAGLPELSDLRWHDLSRDTDFSVSRVTPKTLRSLNFGPRAQRIIETLRSTPHRSLGDICQDGYLRTGARFKRVDASPANGVRLIGQRQAFWMRPEGRWINPRQAPADVMQKDETILIAAHGTLGDTEVYSRSVFVTRNWLAHAYSQDFVRMVSGDPEFPGAYLFAFFRSEAAFRLLRSMSVGGKQQEYHPSLLRELPVPECTPADRDRIAETVRQAYRWRDEADALEDKAQALLSEAIRDVNQG, encoded by the coding sequence GTGAAACTCGCCGAGCCCGACAATCCCGTCCGCTACTCCTGGCTCGCCGACCAGGGCTTCCGCCTGAGCCCGGGGCCTTATGTCTCAGAGAGTTATGCGGCTCGCAAGCTTGTGGAACGGCTACCGCACACGGACGCTCTTGAGAAGGTAACGGAGCGGATTTTTCATCCTGGCCGGGTCACGCGTAGTTGGACCACTGACCCAGACCACGGGGTTACATTCCTGTCCAGCGCCGATATCTTCCAGTCCGACCTGTCTTCTCTCGCGATGATCACAAGGAAGTCGTATGAGGAGAACGCCAGGCTTCCCCTCAAGGCCGGCTGGACATTGGTCACCCGGTCAGGGATGACAGCGGGGCGGGTCACTTACGCACGTCTCGACATGGAGGGACTTGCGTGCAGCGAACACGTGTTGCGCGTCGTACCCGACCGTGACAAGATTCCGGCTGGCTATCTCTACACGTTCCTGGCCAGTGCGCTCGGTGTAACGATGATCAAGGGCACCGTGTACGGCACGAGCGTCAAGCACATCGAGTCATCGCACCTGTCTGACCTGCCCATACCTCGGATCAATGACGAGATCGAACGGCAGATCGACTCGCTCTTCCAACAGGCGATGACACTCCGGGTGCAGTTTCAGAACGGCATCACCGAGGCAACGCAAGACTTCTTCGAGAGTGCGGGCCTTCCGGAACTCAGCGACCTTCGCTGGCATGACCTGTCGCGAGATACGGACTTCTCTGTATCACGTGTCACCCCGAAGACTCTGCGATCGCTGAATTTTGGCCCTCGCGCTCAGCGCATTATTGAAACTCTGCGGTCTACTCCCCACCGATCACTTGGGGATATCTGCCAAGATGGCTATCTGCGCACCGGTGCACGCTTCAAGCGAGTGGATGCATCGCCAGCCAACGGCGTTCGACTCATCGGCCAGCGTCAAGCATTCTGGATGCGACCGGAAGGGCGCTGGATCAATCCCCGCCAAGCACCCGCTGACGTGATGCAGAAGGATGAAACGATACTCATCGCTGCACATGGAACGTTGGGTGACACGGAAGTATATTCCAGGTCGGTCTTCGTCACTAGAAATTGGCTCGCCCATGCCTACAGCCAAGACTTCGTACGTATGGTCAGCGGCGATCCGGAATTCCCAGGCGCCTACCTATTCGCCTTCTTCAGATCCGAAGCAGCGTTTCGCCTGCTGCGCTCGATGAGCGTCGGGGGGAAGCAACAGGAGTACCACCCGTCCCTTCTCCGTGAACTTCCCGTCCCGGAGTGCACACCAGCGGATCGAGATCGGATCGCCGAGACCGTACGGCAGGCGTATCGGTGGCGGGACGAGGCGGATGCTTTGGAGGACAAGGCACAAGCCCTGCTCTCGGAGGCCATCCGCGACGTGAACCAGGGTTGA
- a CDS encoding helix-turn-helix domain-containing protein: MNINESPDPRSSMGAWIAYSLRFHRMERGLTGSAVGKLLNCARSSVSRLENDEARLEERQAAILDEAWRTGGLFSIMLWYARQGHDPTWFKGFLEFEERALMIHSYDGQLVPALFQTPEYARALLECGRSNLDVEAGVAKRLARQKRLEGKDSPELWVMLSESVLDIPIGGREVMREQLAHLIELSKRPNVFLRVIPKIAGAHEGLDGPFKIITVKSGEVGFVEAPNGGRLVLEAAEVRELKLRFDRIGAIALPVDSSRRLIEQQMENFDESPHLA, encoded by the coding sequence ATGAACATCAACGAGTCGCCGGACCCACGGTCTTCGATGGGGGCATGGATCGCCTACTCCCTGCGGTTCCACCGCATGGAGCGCGGCCTCACCGGAAGCGCCGTGGGCAAACTCCTCAACTGCGCACGCTCCTCGGTTTCCAGACTGGAGAACGACGAGGCCAGGTTGGAGGAGAGGCAAGCCGCCATCCTGGACGAGGCATGGCGGACCGGCGGCCTCTTCTCGATCATGCTCTGGTATGCCCGCCAGGGCCACGACCCGACGTGGTTCAAGGGCTTCCTCGAGTTCGAGGAGCGGGCGCTCATGATCCATAGCTACGATGGCCAACTCGTGCCAGCACTGTTCCAGACTCCCGAATACGCTCGGGCGCTCCTCGAATGTGGACGCAGCAACCTGGACGTCGAGGCAGGCGTTGCCAAGCGGCTGGCGCGTCAAAAGAGACTTGAGGGCAAGGACTCTCCCGAGCTCTGGGTCATGCTCTCTGAGAGCGTGCTAGACATACCGATCGGTGGACGAGAGGTGATGAGGGAACAGCTCGCCCATCTCATCGAGCTCTCGAAACGCCCCAATGTATTTCTGCGCGTCATCCCCAAGATCGCAGGTGCACACGAAGGACTGGACGGGCCGTTCAAGATCATCACTGTCAAGTCGGGTGAGGTCGGCTTCGTGGAGGCGCCGAACGGGGGGAGACTGGTCTTGGAGGCTGCTGAGGTCCGTGAGCTGAAGCTGAGGTTCGATCGCATCGGAGCAATCGCTCTACCCGTAGACTCCTCACGACGCCTGATCGAACAACAGATGGAGAACTTCGATGAATCCCCCCACCTGGCGTAA
- a CDS encoding DUF397 domain-containing protein yields MNPPTWRKSSRSTQGTSSECVEVAPLAQGIGVRDSKHPNAGHLAVTAEEFAALVQRIKGTV; encoded by the coding sequence ATGAATCCCCCCACCTGGCGTAAGAGCAGCCGATCGACCCAGGGAACCTCGAGTGAGTGCGTCGAGGTGGCTCCGCTCGCCCAAGGCATCGGCGTGCGTGACAGCAAGCACCCGAACGCAGGGCACCTGGCCGTCACGGCCGAGGAGTTCGCGGCCCTGGTCCAGCGGATCAAGGGCACCGTGTGA
- the mads2 gene encoding methylation-associated defense system DNA methyltransferase MAD2: MEQMGLDMGDLGEATQSVEGVPDSLADDEIIDFITGERVKDKGSEPVRQRVARALFHEYGISVADMRRDFPIPVASVGRRKATKKADIAIFTHGAPHDLANLRRVVICKPEPKASRKVTKIRTFNQASEDLEELEELLGTEKTPQAQYGMWTNGVDFFFLYKESTRFGARFEQRADWPIADESVQSGSVVSVARLRRGEAAMLKTAFQRCHNYIHGNEGMPKDAAFWQFLYLLFAKMHDERVSRQARRAPEFYALPSEPFNEEGRKAIRKRIEALFADVKKEYPLFTARDEISLSDRALAFIVGELAPYDLMGTDIDVKGMAYQELLGSNLRGDRGQYFTPIGAVELTVAILDPQEDETVFDPACGTGGFLRETLRHLLNKWRAEEKTIGLPDTEEQLIDHQGRLRTFADEHLFGADFDPFLVRATSMSIMTLTGGEGNLYNMDSLAFPRGHLSGVAAAEERIPLGSVDVLMTNPPFGTDIKIEDKDVLAQYRDGVGRSWTRNKATGKTDPGEPRSAVPPEQLFIQRAVDWVRPGGLIGIVLPNGILSNPGPVDEGIREWILEHCWVLASVELPVETFIYDAGVNILTSLLFLKKKTENEKLKATMAGGQPDYPVFMAVAEKVGIDRRGNPVYKRQPDGEVVLEVIEERERIRRDGGDEVTILHRKRKAIDNDLPEIAEAYKRFRLQHEEPGEPRRPNR, encoded by the coding sequence ATGGAGCAGATGGGTTTGGACATGGGCGACCTCGGCGAGGCAACCCAGAGCGTGGAGGGCGTTCCGGACTCGCTCGCCGACGACGAGATCATCGACTTCATCACCGGTGAGCGGGTGAAGGACAAGGGCAGCGAGCCCGTCCGGCAACGGGTCGCACGCGCCCTGTTCCACGAGTACGGGATCTCGGTCGCCGACATGAGGCGTGACTTCCCCATCCCGGTGGCGTCGGTCGGCCGACGCAAGGCGACCAAGAAGGCCGACATCGCGATTTTCACCCATGGCGCCCCGCACGACCTGGCCAACCTGCGCCGAGTGGTGATCTGCAAGCCGGAGCCCAAGGCGAGCCGCAAGGTCACCAAGATCCGTACCTTCAACCAGGCGAGCGAGGATCTGGAGGAGCTGGAGGAGCTCCTTGGCACCGAGAAGACTCCCCAGGCCCAGTACGGCATGTGGACGAACGGCGTCGACTTCTTCTTCCTCTACAAAGAGTCGACCCGATTCGGTGCCAGGTTCGAGCAGCGCGCGGACTGGCCCATCGCCGACGAGTCGGTGCAGAGCGGCTCCGTGGTCTCCGTCGCGCGGCTGCGCCGGGGCGAGGCCGCGATGCTCAAGACGGCCTTCCAGCGCTGCCACAACTACATCCACGGCAACGAGGGCATGCCCAAGGACGCGGCGTTCTGGCAGTTCCTCTACCTGCTGTTCGCCAAGATGCACGACGAGCGGGTCAGCAGGCAGGCGCGCCGGGCCCCCGAGTTCTACGCCCTGCCGTCCGAGCCGTTCAACGAGGAGGGCCGCAAGGCCATCCGCAAGCGGATCGAGGCGCTGTTCGCGGACGTCAAGAAGGAGTATCCGCTCTTCACCGCCCGCGACGAGATCTCGTTGTCGGACCGGGCGCTGGCGTTCATCGTCGGTGAGCTGGCGCCCTACGACCTGATGGGCACCGACATCGACGTCAAGGGGATGGCCTATCAGGAGCTGCTGGGCTCCAACCTGCGGGGCGACCGAGGGCAGTACTTCACCCCGATCGGCGCGGTCGAGCTGACGGTGGCCATTCTCGACCCGCAGGAGGACGAGACGGTCTTCGACCCGGCGTGCGGCACCGGAGGCTTCCTCCGCGAGACCCTCCGCCATCTGCTCAACAAGTGGCGCGCCGAAGAGAAGACCATCGGGCTGCCCGACACCGAAGAGCAGCTGATCGACCATCAGGGGCGGCTGCGCACCTTCGCCGACGAGCACCTGTTCGGGGCCGACTTCGACCCGTTCCTGGTACGCGCCACCAGCATGAGCATCATGACCCTGACCGGGGGCGAGGGAAATCTCTACAACATGGACTCCCTGGCGTTCCCCCGAGGCCACCTTTCCGGGGTGGCCGCAGCCGAGGAGCGCATCCCGCTGGGCTCGGTCGACGTCCTGATGACCAACCCGCCGTTCGGTACGGATATCAAGATCGAGGACAAGGACGTCCTGGCTCAGTACCGCGACGGAGTCGGCCGGTCGTGGACCCGCAACAAGGCGACGGGCAAGACCGACCCGGGCGAGCCGCGATCGGCGGTGCCGCCCGAGCAACTGTTCATCCAGCGTGCGGTGGACTGGGTGAGGCCGGGTGGCCTGATCGGTATCGTCCTCCCCAACGGCATCCTGTCCAACCCGGGTCCGGTCGACGAGGGCATCCGCGAATGGATCCTCGAGCACTGCTGGGTGCTGGCCAGCGTCGAGCTGCCGGTGGAGACCTTCATCTACGACGCGGGTGTCAACATCCTCACCAGCCTGCTGTTCCTGAAGAAGAAGACCGAGAACGAGAAGCTCAAGGCGACGATGGCCGGTGGGCAGCCGGACTACCCGGTGTTCATGGCGGTCGCCGAGAAGGTCGGCATCGACCGACGCGGCAACCCCGTCTATAAGCGCCAGCCCGATGGGGAGGTGGTCCTGGAGGTCATCGAGGAGAGGGAACGGATCCGGCGCGACGGCGGCGACGAGGTGACGATCCTGCATCGCAAGCGCAAGGCCATCGACAACGACCTGCCGGAGATCGCCGAGGCGTACAAGCGGTTCCGGCTTCAGCACGAGGAGCCGGGCGAGCCCCGGAGGCCCAACCGGTGA
- the mads3 gene encoding methylation-associated defense system AAA family ATPase MAD3 produces MITRIEAYGYRCFPALSVDLDRHHVIVGSNGAGKTTLLDIPVLLGDLMRQRRVAHAFLEALDRGKSARAGTLLELLHRQEGDAISFAVEARLPADHVDILASTSMARLGRPVPTHLRYEVRLDVTRRTLQVADESMYLFTENGDRPEPGFFFQAALEKRSVSEVLESTGWQLVISRERNGPTRFTPETTTRETEIPPYQFTPDRLGLSDIPTDPTLFPAAVWFAQLLREGVVFLSPDWDALRRPAPPGDPERLEPSGRNIPWLALALQENDPERFTAWVEHLRVALPQVATVKVVESEGEQRAYFDVEYTSGHRVTSSGLSEGTLRLMTLTLLPFLDEKALPSLLVTEEPENGVHPRAIETVTRSLASISGAQVWVSTHSPIVLAHTRLDEVLAARLRDDGGADVVPGHLHPRLRDWQGTIDIGTLFAAGVLS; encoded by the coding sequence GTGATCACCAGGATCGAGGCGTACGGGTATCGCTGCTTCCCCGCGCTCAGCGTCGATTTGGATCGTCATCACGTGATCGTCGGGTCGAACGGGGCGGGCAAGACCACCCTGCTGGACATCCCGGTCCTGCTCGGCGATCTGATGCGGCAGCGGCGGGTGGCCCACGCGTTTCTGGAGGCGCTCGACCGTGGGAAGTCGGCGCGCGCGGGAACGCTGCTGGAGTTGCTGCACCGCCAGGAGGGTGACGCGATCTCCTTCGCCGTCGAGGCGAGGCTACCGGCCGATCATGTCGACATCCTGGCGAGTACGAGCATGGCCCGCCTCGGCAGGCCGGTGCCCACGCACCTGCGCTACGAGGTCCGGCTGGACGTCACCCGGCGTACGCTCCAGGTCGCCGACGAGAGCATGTACCTGTTCACCGAGAACGGCGACCGGCCCGAGCCCGGCTTCTTCTTTCAGGCCGCTCTGGAGAAGAGGTCGGTGTCGGAGGTCCTCGAGTCCACGGGCTGGCAACTGGTGATCTCACGGGAGCGGAACGGCCCCACCCGCTTCACCCCGGAGACGACGACGCGGGAAACCGAGATCCCGCCCTACCAGTTCACGCCTGATCGGCTCGGGCTCAGCGACATCCCGACCGATCCCACTCTGTTCCCCGCCGCTGTGTGGTTCGCCCAGTTGCTGCGCGAAGGCGTGGTCTTCCTGTCCCCGGACTGGGACGCGCTGCGCCGGCCCGCCCCACCCGGCGACCCCGAACGGCTGGAACCGTCAGGACGTAACATCCCCTGGCTGGCACTGGCCCTCCAGGAGAACGATCCGGAACGGTTCACCGCCTGGGTCGAACATCTTCGCGTGGCGCTCCCCCAGGTCGCGACCGTCAAGGTCGTGGAGAGCGAGGGCGAACAGCGCGCCTACTTCGACGTCGAATACACCAGCGGCCACCGGGTCACCTCGTCCGGCTTGTCGGAGGGCACGCTGCGGCTGATGACGTTGACATTGCTGCCGTTCCTGGACGAGAAGGCGCTGCCCAGCCTGCTCGTGACCGAGGAGCCCGAGAACGGCGTCCATCCGCGCGCCATCGAGACGGTGACCCGGTCGCTCGCCTCGATCAGCGGCGCACAGGTATGGGTGTCCACCCACTCCCCCATCGTGCTGGCGCACACCCGGCTGGACGAGGTGCTGGCGGCGCGGCTGAGGGACGACGGCGGCGCCGACGTGGTGCCGGGCCATCTACATCCCCGGCTGCGCGACTGGCAGGGCACGATCGACATCGGAACGTTGTTCGCGGCGGGGGTCCTGTCATGA
- a CDS encoding ATP-binding protein, whose product MAGDVIVTASELATNALKHALRAGPQAPAVPPELWVWARATPTPQLVVSVFDGCRSSWPDTAPRDPLDEHGRGLGIVGALAASWGTHPTRSRSRTGGIPGKAVWSAFPLPGPWPDARMTAEPAHVARHLASTLAERGIRRVVPHLGTNIALVSVPIHPGKDITVWVEPGHISSPGQNAPRIRRPVIDLYDIAEDLIRRVEQEHGHA is encoded by the coding sequence ATGGCCGGTGACGTAATCGTGACCGCCAGCGAACTGGCGACCAACGCGCTCAAGCACGCACTGCGCGCCGGCCCGCAGGCTCCGGCCGTTCCACCCGAACTATGGGTGTGGGCCAGGGCCACGCCGACGCCGCAACTGGTGGTGTCGGTGTTCGACGGCTGCCGCTCCTCGTGGCCGGACACCGCTCCCCGCGATCCGCTCGACGAGCACGGCCGGGGCCTCGGAATCGTCGGCGCGCTCGCCGCCTCCTGGGGCACGCACCCGACACGTTCCCGATCGAGGACCGGCGGCATCCCGGGAAAGGCGGTCTGGTCCGCCTTCCCCCTGCCCGGTCCCTGGCCCGACGCCCGGATGACCGCGGAGCCCGCCCACGTCGCCCGCCACCTGGCGTCCACCCTCGCCGAACGCGGAATCCGACGGGTCGTCCCCCACCTCGGCACGAACATCGCGCTGGTGAGCGTCCCGATACACCCCGGCAAGGACATCACCGTATGGGTCGAGCCGGGCCACATCTCCTCCCCAGGCCAGAACGCCCCCCGCATCCGCCGCCCCGTCATCGACCTGTACGACATCGCCGAAGACCTCATACGCAGAGTCGAGCAGGAGCACGGCCATGCTTAG